A single Bacteroidales bacterium DNA region contains:
- a CDS encoding transposase translates to MDKYRGKYRISSTRLQNWNYRWDAAYFITICTKQRKCYFGEVVNGSMYLSNIGILADVFWYEIKNHAKNLELGAFVVMPNHVHGILILDGNNKTPTHDPTVETTHDAIVETTHDATVETTHALSLPHPPPPKTHGQKRFQHQGANTVSSIIGSYKSAVSKHAHRLGFEFGWQSRFDDRIIRDDLAYKTITNYIINNPQKWHDDRFNPENPDVGQ, encoded by the coding sequence ATGGATAAATATCGGGGAAAATACAGGATTTCATCAACACGCCTGCAAAATTGGAATTATAGGTGGGATGCCGCGTATTTCATCACAATTTGCACAAAGCAAAGAAAATGCTATTTTGGAGAGGTGGTCAATGGATCAATGTATTTATCCAACATCGGAATTTTAGCGGATGTATTTTGGTATGAAATCAAAAACCACGCAAAAAATTTGGAATTAGGCGCATTTGTCGTAATGCCCAACCATGTCCATGGGATATTGATATTGGACGGCAACAACAAAACGCCAACGCATGACCCAACCGTAGAGACAACGCATGACGCAATCGTAGAGACAACGCATGACGCAACCGTAGAGACAACGCATGCGTTGTCTCTACCGCACCCCCCACCCCCCAAAACCCACGGTCAAAAACGTTTTCAACACCAGGGGGCAAACACCGTTTCATCAATCATCGGTTCCTATAAATCGGCCGTTTCGAAACATGCCCACCGGTTAGGATTTGAATTCGGTTGGCAATCACGTTTTGACGACCGGATCATCAGAGATGATCTGGCCTATAAAACCATCACAAATTACATTATCAACAATCCACAAAAATGGCATGATGACAGGTTCAATCCGGAAAACCCGGATGTCGGACAATAA